From the Lathyrus oleraceus cultivar Zhongwan6 chromosome 4, CAAS_Psat_ZW6_1.0, whole genome shotgun sequence genome, one window contains:
- the LOC127138366 gene encoding tRNA wybutosine-synthesizing protein 2/3/4 isoform X1 → MEFEKRKSSTLASLNSAESDKSPKGSLDTPIIPLINTLNQNPNYFTTSSCSGRISVLSQPLSPIPSLQTKKKAKGGTWLFVSHHPAEPDSLVSLLFSSESTHSPKSPNSELVFRFEPLIIAIECKDLSSAHSLVSLAISSGFRESGITNANKRVIIAIRCSIRMEVPLGDTDKIMVTPEYVRYLVQVANEKMEANRNRTERFLRLLQSNGSTLEGNSNHLSPTNGAELVCNHLQFENESQLTKGNASETSSGISMGFVGSPVFNLPIAHIEIVGEPVEKLFLWGHSACALDNVEHKKVIVCGGFGGLGRHARRNDLLLLDPYSGNLETIDTFGSACPSPRLGHTASLVGDLMFVIGGRTGPDKILSEVWSLDTTKNSWKLLQCGGSVFLPRHRHAAAVMGSNIYVFGGLDNDVIFPSFYVLDTINLQWKEFPVSGDWPYARHSHAMVASDSQIFMFGGYDGRKALGDLYTFDVQMGQWKKEITAGRNPHARFSHSIFVYKNYLGVLGGCPVTQHYQELALLDLKLRTWKHVTLNSVGKDLFVRSTSNVVGDDLVIVGGGASCYAFGTKFSEPAKVSLLHLTHSHDGFTPFENQRQHMIGQNGVMKGNKVGNSQGLLLEHLPNISEDESLCFNDNVPHINGQSQMIPVHFVLQLEKKYAKQGKDILKKFGWLDLGRKAYSEEGGVHICFPVCKELFAVFHERSCHSGDDAIDRENEIPLSKPLTQDGYLLNKLSCSEALTLLHEYGAILLEDKVVETKKAAMSPLKVMTEAVTSLIEKKGLPTELLEELPARWDRIGDIVILPATSFKNILWNSIAEELWLIVAKSLKACRLARQGPIAATGTRDSTLEILVGDDGWVNHRENGILYSFDATKCMFSWGNLSEKLRMAKLDCKDEVIVDLFAGIGYFVLPFLVRAQAKLVYACEWNPHAIEALRHNLQSNSVADRCILLEGDNRNTAPKGVADRVCLGLIPSSECSWVTAVRALRREGGVLHVHGNTKDSEECQWADHVSKSISEIARSEGYYWDVSIEHVERVKWYAPHIRHVVADVRCRQI, encoded by the exons ATGGAGTTCGAAAAGCGAAAATCATCAACTCTAGCTTCATTGAACTCCGCAGAATCCGATAAATCACCCAAAGGTTCATTAGACACACCAATCATCCCTCTCATCAACACTctcaaccaaaaccctaattaCTTCACCACAAGCTCTTGCTCCGGCAGAATTTCCGTCCTCTCTCAACCCCTCTCTCCAATTCCATCTCTCCAAACAAAGAAAAAAGCAAAAGGTGGCACTTGGCTCTTCGTTTCTCACCACCCCGCCGAACCTGACTCGCTCGTTTCACTTCTCTTCTCATCCGAGTCAACTCACTCCCCTAAATCTCCCAATTCCGAACTCGTTTTCAGATTCGAACCTCTCATTATCGCAATTGAATGCAAAGATCTTTCTTCTGCTCATTCGTTAGTTTCTCTTGCGATTTCTTCTGGTTTTAGAGAATCTGGGATTACTAATGCTAACAAACGTGTTATCATTGCGATTCGTTGTTCGATACGCATGGAAGTTCCTTTGGGTGATACGGATAAGATCATGGTTACGCCCGAGTATGTTCGTTACCTTGTTCAAGTTGCAAATGAAAAAATGGAAGCGAATAGGAATAGAACTGAGAGGTTTCTTCGATTGTTGCAGTCTAATGGATCAACTCTTGAGGGTAATAGTAACCATTTGTCGCCAACGAATGGGGCAGAACTTGTTTGCAATCATCTTCAATTTGAAAATGAATCTCAGTTAACAAAAGGGAATGCTTCCGAAACCTCTTCAGGTATTTCAATGG GGTTCGTGGGCTCTCCTGTGTTTAATTTGCCAATTGCCCATATTGAAATTGTTGGTGAACCGGTGGAAAAACTTTTCCTATGGGGTCACTCTGCTTGTGCTTTGGATAATGTCGAGCACAAGAAAGTCATTGTATGTGGTGGCTTTGGAGGGCTGGGGAGACATGCTAGAAGAAATGATTTGTTGCTGCTTGATCCATATTCTGGCAATCTTGAAACAATTGACACTTTTGGGAGTGCCTGTCCATCTCCACGGTTAGGCCATACAGCTTCCTTGGTTGGAGATTTAATGTTTGTGATTGGAGGTCGAACCGGTCCTGATAAAATTCTGAGTGAGGTATGGAGCCTTGATACAACTAAGAATTCTTGGAAGCTATTGCAATGTGGTGGCAGTGTCTTCCTTCCCAG GCATCGCCATGCTGCAGCTGTAATGGGGTCAAACATTTATGTATTTGGAGGACTTGATAATGATGTTATCTTTCCCTCCTTTTATGTTCTTGACACAATTAATTTACAATGGAAAGAATTTCCAGTATCTGGGGACTGGCCATATGCACGTCATTCTCATGCAATGGTAGCATCTGACTCTCAGATTTTTATGTTTGGAGGGTATGATGGCCGGAAAGCACTTGGGGATCTGTATACCTTTGATGTTCAGATGGGTCAGTGGAAGAAGGAAATAACAGCTGGAAGGAATCCACATGCCAGGTTCTCCCACTCGATTTTTGTCTATAAGAATTATCTTGGAGTTCTTGGTGGGTGTCCAGTAACACAACATTATCAAGAGTTGGCTTTACTTGATTTGAAGCTTCGTACATGGAAGCATGTTACCCTTAATTCTGTTGGTAAAGATTTATTTGTGCGTAGTACATCCAATGTCGTCGGTGACGATCTTGTCATAGTTGGGGGTGGTGCATCATGCTATGCATTTGGAACCAAGTTCAGTGAGCCAGCAAAAGTCAGCTTGCTCCATTTAACTCATTCACATGACGGTTTCACGCCTTTCGAAAATCAAAGACAGCATATGATTGGCCAAAATGGAGTGATGAAAGGAAATAAGGTTGGAAATTCTCAAGGACTCCTACTTGAACATCTACCCAATATATCTGAAGATGAAAGTTTATGTTTTAATGATAACGTGCCTCACATCAATGGTCAAAGTCAGATGATTCCAGTGCATTTTGTTTTGCAACTAGAGAAAAAATACGCAAAACAGGGTAAGGATATATTGAAGAAATTTGGATGGTTAGACTTAGGAAGGAAGGCATACTCTGAAGAGGGTGGAGTACATATCTGTTTTCCCGTCTGTAAAGAGCTTTTTGCTGTATTTCATGAAAGGAGTTGTCATTCAGGAGATGATGCAATTGACCGGGAAAATGAAATTCCACTTTCAAAACCACTTACACAAGATGGATACTTGTTAAATAAGTTGTCCTGCTCTGAAGCATTGACTCTTCTCCATGAATATGGTGCTATTCTGCTGGAAGATAAGGTTGTTGAAACAAAAAAAGCTGCAATGTCTCCTTTGAAAGTAATGACTGAAGCAGTAACATCTTTGATTGAGAAAAAAGGCCTACCGACTGAGCTTCTAGAGGAACTGCCAGCAAg GTGGGATCGGATCGGTGATATTGTTATACTTCCAGCTACTTCATTCAAGAATATATTGTGGAATTCTATTGCAGAAGAGCTCTGGCTAATTGTTGCCAAATCACTCAAGGCTTGTCGCCTTGCTCGCCAA GGCCCGATTGCTGCAACTGGTACAAGAGATAGTACATTAGAGATTCTTGTTGGAGATGATGGTTGGGTCAACCATCGAGAAAATGGAATACTCTATTCTTTTGATGCTACAAAATGCATGTTCTCATGGGGTAATCTTTCCGAGAAGCTCCGGATGGCCAAGTTGGATTGCAAAGATGAGGTTATAGTAGATCTGTTTGCAGGCATTGGCTACTTTGTGCTACCTTTTCTTGTCAG GGCCCAGGCAAAACTTGTATATGCATGTGAGTGGAATCCTCATGCTATTGAAGCACTCCGACATAATCTACAATCAAATTCTGTGGCTGACCGTTGTATCCTGCTTGAAGGAGATAATCGAAATACAGCTCCCAAG GGTGTGGCTGATAGAGTCTGTCTTGGTCTCATTCCATCTAGTGAATGTAGCTGGGTCACAGCTGTGAGGGCTTTAAG GAGAGAAGGTGGAGTATTACATGTTCATGGAAATACAAAAGACTCAGAAGAGTGTCAGTGGGCTGATCATGTATCGAAGTCAATATCTGAAATTGCTAGATCTGAAG GATATTATTGGGATGTTTCTATAGAGCATGTTGAAAGGGTTAAATGGTATGCTCCACACATTCGCCACGTTGTAGCAGATGTAAGATGCAGACAGATCTAG
- the LOC127138366 gene encoding tRNA wybutosine-synthesizing protein 2/3/4 isoform X2, with protein sequence MEFEKRKSSTLASLNSAESDKSPKGSLDTPIIPLINTLNQNPNYFTTSSCSGRISVLSQPLSPIPSLQTKKKAKGGTWLFVSHHPAEPDSLVSLLFSSESTHSPKSPNSELVFRFEPLIIAIECKDLSSAHSLVSLAISSGFRESGITNANKRVIIAIRCSIRMEVPLGDTDKIMVTPEYVRYLVQVANEKMEANRNRTERFLRLLQSNGSTLEGNSNHLSPTNGAELVCNHLQFENESQLTKGNASETSSGFVGSPVFNLPIAHIEIVGEPVEKLFLWGHSACALDNVEHKKVIVCGGFGGLGRHARRNDLLLLDPYSGNLETIDTFGSACPSPRLGHTASLVGDLMFVIGGRTGPDKILSEVWSLDTTKNSWKLLQCGGSVFLPRHRHAAAVMGSNIYVFGGLDNDVIFPSFYVLDTINLQWKEFPVSGDWPYARHSHAMVASDSQIFMFGGYDGRKALGDLYTFDVQMGQWKKEITAGRNPHARFSHSIFVYKNYLGVLGGCPVTQHYQELALLDLKLRTWKHVTLNSVGKDLFVRSTSNVVGDDLVIVGGGASCYAFGTKFSEPAKVSLLHLTHSHDGFTPFENQRQHMIGQNGVMKGNKVGNSQGLLLEHLPNISEDESLCFNDNVPHINGQSQMIPVHFVLQLEKKYAKQGKDILKKFGWLDLGRKAYSEEGGVHICFPVCKELFAVFHERSCHSGDDAIDRENEIPLSKPLTQDGYLLNKLSCSEALTLLHEYGAILLEDKVVETKKAAMSPLKVMTEAVTSLIEKKGLPTELLEELPARWDRIGDIVILPATSFKNILWNSIAEELWLIVAKSLKACRLARQGPIAATGTRDSTLEILVGDDGWVNHRENGILYSFDATKCMFSWGNLSEKLRMAKLDCKDEVIVDLFAGIGYFVLPFLVRAQAKLVYACEWNPHAIEALRHNLQSNSVADRCILLEGDNRNTAPKGVADRVCLGLIPSSECSWVTAVRALRREGGVLHVHGNTKDSEECQWADHVSKSISEIARSEGYYWDVSIEHVERVKWYAPHIRHVVADVRCRQI encoded by the exons ATGGAGTTCGAAAAGCGAAAATCATCAACTCTAGCTTCATTGAACTCCGCAGAATCCGATAAATCACCCAAAGGTTCATTAGACACACCAATCATCCCTCTCATCAACACTctcaaccaaaaccctaattaCTTCACCACAAGCTCTTGCTCCGGCAGAATTTCCGTCCTCTCTCAACCCCTCTCTCCAATTCCATCTCTCCAAACAAAGAAAAAAGCAAAAGGTGGCACTTGGCTCTTCGTTTCTCACCACCCCGCCGAACCTGACTCGCTCGTTTCACTTCTCTTCTCATCCGAGTCAACTCACTCCCCTAAATCTCCCAATTCCGAACTCGTTTTCAGATTCGAACCTCTCATTATCGCAATTGAATGCAAAGATCTTTCTTCTGCTCATTCGTTAGTTTCTCTTGCGATTTCTTCTGGTTTTAGAGAATCTGGGATTACTAATGCTAACAAACGTGTTATCATTGCGATTCGTTGTTCGATACGCATGGAAGTTCCTTTGGGTGATACGGATAAGATCATGGTTACGCCCGAGTATGTTCGTTACCTTGTTCAAGTTGCAAATGAAAAAATGGAAGCGAATAGGAATAGAACTGAGAGGTTTCTTCGATTGTTGCAGTCTAATGGATCAACTCTTGAGGGTAATAGTAACCATTTGTCGCCAACGAATGGGGCAGAACTTGTTTGCAATCATCTTCAATTTGAAAATGAATCTCAGTTAACAAAAGGGAATGCTTCCGAAACCTCTTCAG GGTTCGTGGGCTCTCCTGTGTTTAATTTGCCAATTGCCCATATTGAAATTGTTGGTGAACCGGTGGAAAAACTTTTCCTATGGGGTCACTCTGCTTGTGCTTTGGATAATGTCGAGCACAAGAAAGTCATTGTATGTGGTGGCTTTGGAGGGCTGGGGAGACATGCTAGAAGAAATGATTTGTTGCTGCTTGATCCATATTCTGGCAATCTTGAAACAATTGACACTTTTGGGAGTGCCTGTCCATCTCCACGGTTAGGCCATACAGCTTCCTTGGTTGGAGATTTAATGTTTGTGATTGGAGGTCGAACCGGTCCTGATAAAATTCTGAGTGAGGTATGGAGCCTTGATACAACTAAGAATTCTTGGAAGCTATTGCAATGTGGTGGCAGTGTCTTCCTTCCCAG GCATCGCCATGCTGCAGCTGTAATGGGGTCAAACATTTATGTATTTGGAGGACTTGATAATGATGTTATCTTTCCCTCCTTTTATGTTCTTGACACAATTAATTTACAATGGAAAGAATTTCCAGTATCTGGGGACTGGCCATATGCACGTCATTCTCATGCAATGGTAGCATCTGACTCTCAGATTTTTATGTTTGGAGGGTATGATGGCCGGAAAGCACTTGGGGATCTGTATACCTTTGATGTTCAGATGGGTCAGTGGAAGAAGGAAATAACAGCTGGAAGGAATCCACATGCCAGGTTCTCCCACTCGATTTTTGTCTATAAGAATTATCTTGGAGTTCTTGGTGGGTGTCCAGTAACACAACATTATCAAGAGTTGGCTTTACTTGATTTGAAGCTTCGTACATGGAAGCATGTTACCCTTAATTCTGTTGGTAAAGATTTATTTGTGCGTAGTACATCCAATGTCGTCGGTGACGATCTTGTCATAGTTGGGGGTGGTGCATCATGCTATGCATTTGGAACCAAGTTCAGTGAGCCAGCAAAAGTCAGCTTGCTCCATTTAACTCATTCACATGACGGTTTCACGCCTTTCGAAAATCAAAGACAGCATATGATTGGCCAAAATGGAGTGATGAAAGGAAATAAGGTTGGAAATTCTCAAGGACTCCTACTTGAACATCTACCCAATATATCTGAAGATGAAAGTTTATGTTTTAATGATAACGTGCCTCACATCAATGGTCAAAGTCAGATGATTCCAGTGCATTTTGTTTTGCAACTAGAGAAAAAATACGCAAAACAGGGTAAGGATATATTGAAGAAATTTGGATGGTTAGACTTAGGAAGGAAGGCATACTCTGAAGAGGGTGGAGTACATATCTGTTTTCCCGTCTGTAAAGAGCTTTTTGCTGTATTTCATGAAAGGAGTTGTCATTCAGGAGATGATGCAATTGACCGGGAAAATGAAATTCCACTTTCAAAACCACTTACACAAGATGGATACTTGTTAAATAAGTTGTCCTGCTCTGAAGCATTGACTCTTCTCCATGAATATGGTGCTATTCTGCTGGAAGATAAGGTTGTTGAAACAAAAAAAGCTGCAATGTCTCCTTTGAAAGTAATGACTGAAGCAGTAACATCTTTGATTGAGAAAAAAGGCCTACCGACTGAGCTTCTAGAGGAACTGCCAGCAAg GTGGGATCGGATCGGTGATATTGTTATACTTCCAGCTACTTCATTCAAGAATATATTGTGGAATTCTATTGCAGAAGAGCTCTGGCTAATTGTTGCCAAATCACTCAAGGCTTGTCGCCTTGCTCGCCAA GGCCCGATTGCTGCAACTGGTACAAGAGATAGTACATTAGAGATTCTTGTTGGAGATGATGGTTGGGTCAACCATCGAGAAAATGGAATACTCTATTCTTTTGATGCTACAAAATGCATGTTCTCATGGGGTAATCTTTCCGAGAAGCTCCGGATGGCCAAGTTGGATTGCAAAGATGAGGTTATAGTAGATCTGTTTGCAGGCATTGGCTACTTTGTGCTACCTTTTCTTGTCAG GGCCCAGGCAAAACTTGTATATGCATGTGAGTGGAATCCTCATGCTATTGAAGCACTCCGACATAATCTACAATCAAATTCTGTGGCTGACCGTTGTATCCTGCTTGAAGGAGATAATCGAAATACAGCTCCCAAG GGTGTGGCTGATAGAGTCTGTCTTGGTCTCATTCCATCTAGTGAATGTAGCTGGGTCACAGCTGTGAGGGCTTTAAG GAGAGAAGGTGGAGTATTACATGTTCATGGAAATACAAAAGACTCAGAAGAGTGTCAGTGGGCTGATCATGTATCGAAGTCAATATCTGAAATTGCTAGATCTGAAG GATATTATTGGGATGTTTCTATAGAGCATGTTGAAAGGGTTAAATGGTATGCTCCACACATTCGCCACGTTGTAGCAGATGTAAGATGCAGACAGATCTAG